In the Brassica napus cultivar Da-Ae chromosome A7, Da-Ae, whole genome shotgun sequence genome, one interval contains:
- the LOC111210976 gene encoding trithorax group protein osa-like — translation MLKNRRGTLSRLRLPTTTMAGKQIGGDGVLPANLAGMTKSQLYGIMSQMKALIDQNHEQAREILIQNPLLTKALFQAQIMLGMVQPPQVVPKVELPQQSHQSITPKPTVQAHTSSLQTGVGLQEPAATVQPQAPIRKHTLPMPPPPQQPRFSHPQRLNPAGTSLSHPQSSQVQTAPPSVPHHPTSQPQSFHHLDTPASSTQLQQQQPMHSVGGPQQQPRPYHHQFGPSQAGPNAGFQHHGAPPQHHSQPMFHSGNRLPASGGPQFPQGQPHLVSQPPYQGGGQFRGDYNNNQLGGPTADRGPSWMASQSESSNITHLPGLGPVPPPSQVGPGGGPPPRPAPISAEMEKALLQQVMSLTPEQIILLPPEQRNQVLQLQQILRQ, via the exons ATGTTAAAAAACAGACGGGGAACACTATCACGGTTGCGATTACCGACGACGACAATGGCGGGCAAGCAAATCGGCGGAGACGGCGTCTTACCAGCGAATCTCGCCGGAATGACGAAAAGTCAGCTCTACGGTATCATGTCCCAAATGAAG GCGCTGATTGATCAAAACCATGAACAAGCGAGAGAGATTCTGATTCAGAACCCTCTTTTAACCAAGGCTCTTTTTCAG GCACAAATCATGCTGGGAATGGTTCAGCCTCCTCAAGTG GTTCCCAAAGTTGAGCTTCCTCAACAGTCTCATCAATCTATCACTCCAAAGCCAACCGTTCAAGCTCATACCTCTTCTCTTCAAACCGGTGTCGGTTTACAAGAGCCAGCTGCTACGGTGCAGCCACAAGCCCCGATTAGAAAACACACACTGCCTATGCCTCCTCCACCGCAGCAGCCTCGTTTCTCGCATCCCCAGCGTCTGAATCCTGCTGGCACTTCTTTATCTCATCCACAGTCTTCTCAAGTTCAAACCGCGCCTCCCTCGGTTCCTCATCATCCAACATCCCAACCACAGTCTTTTCATCATCTTGATACACCAGCCTCCTCCACTCAGTTGCAACAACAGCAACCAATGCACTCGGTTGGGGGTCCTCAACAACAGCCTAGACCATATCATCATCAGTTTGGGCCGTCCCAGGCAGGTCCCAACGCTGGGTTTCAGCACCATGGCGCACCTCCTCAGCATCATTCTCAACCCATGTTTCAT TCTGGCAATAGACTCCCAGCTTCTGGTGGACCTCAATTCCCTCAGGGACAGCCACATCTCGTTAGCCAGCCACCATATCAG GGTGGAGGTCAGTTTCGTGGAGACTACAATAATAACCAATTAGGAGGGCCGACTGCAGACAGAGGTCCTTCTTGGATGGCTAGCCAATCAGAGAGCTCAAACATTACTCATCTCCCAGGCTTAGGACCGGTGCCTCCACCAAGCCAAGTTGGACCTGGAGGCGGCCCACCACCTCGCCCTGCACCG atatctgcaGAGATGGAGAAGGCATTGCTTCAACAGGTGATGAGCCTGACCCCGGAGCAGATCATTTTGCTGCCACCGGAACAGAGAAACCAAGTCCTTCAGCTTCAACAGATTCTCCGACAGTGA